From Permianibacter aggregans, a single genomic window includes:
- a CDS encoding dialkylrecorsinol condensing enzyme, with protein MKSVLVLWYSQSGQLAQVMEQVVFPLRMASDIRLEERQLEPQTPYPFPWSFWQFLDAFPETVTLKPGPIKPLHLDLNQRYDLIIIGYPIWFLSPPPPLTAFLQSEEAKRLLPNTPVVTVTACRNMWLMAQETVKTLLNRNGANHVDHIALTDQGDAFSTFITTPRWMLTGKKNAFWKFPPAGVAPSDINASSRFGEAIKEALRKGQQQRSMLQGLGACDVDARLIASEKIGKRSFTIWGTLLSKLGKPGSFIRRIGLGIYVTFLLAMIITVVPITMLIKFLLRPLLKNKLEQLKQQFEQPSGSSRDRIRTAS; from the coding sequence ATGAAAAGCGTTCTGGTGCTCTGGTACTCGCAGAGTGGTCAACTGGCCCAAGTAATGGAACAGGTGGTTTTTCCGTTGCGCATGGCGTCGGATATCCGCCTCGAAGAGCGTCAGCTTGAGCCGCAAACACCCTACCCGTTTCCCTGGTCGTTCTGGCAGTTTCTCGATGCCTTTCCGGAAACCGTGACGCTGAAACCGGGACCGATCAAGCCGTTGCATCTGGACCTGAATCAGCGCTACGACCTGATCATCATCGGCTACCCGATTTGGTTCCTGTCGCCGCCACCGCCGCTGACCGCCTTTCTGCAAAGCGAAGAAGCCAAACGCTTGCTGCCGAATACCCCGGTGGTCACCGTTACCGCCTGCCGCAATATGTGGCTAATGGCGCAGGAAACGGTGAAAACCTTACTCAATCGCAATGGCGCCAATCATGTCGACCATATTGCCTTGACCGATCAGGGCGATGCCTTTTCAACATTTATCACGACACCACGCTGGATGTTGACCGGCAAGAAAAACGCGTTCTGGAAATTCCCGCCGGCCGGTGTTGCCCCCAGCGACATCAACGCCAGCTCGCGCTTTGGTGAGGCGATTAAGGAAGCGCTACGCAAAGGCCAACAGCAACGCAGTATGTTGCAAGGGCTCGGTGCCTGCGATGTCGATGCCCGTTTGATCGCCAGCGAAAAAATCGGCAAGCGCTCATTCACCATCTGGGGCACGTTACTGTCGAAACTCGGCAAACCCGGTTCATTTATCCGCCGCATTGGCCTTGGTATTTATGTCACGTTCCTGCTGGCGATGATCATTACCGTCGTGCCGATCACGATGCTGATTAAATTCCTGTTGCGGCCGCTGCTGAAGAACAAACTGGAGCAGTTGAAGCAACAGTTCGAACAACCTTCTGGTTCATCCCGGGACCGCATACGAACAGCATCATGA
- a CDS encoding beta-ketoacyl-ACP synthase III, with protein MNAYINRIAAYLPNEPIANEQMEQLLGTVNSKPSRSKRIVLRNNGIQKRHYVLCPNTGQPRYNNASLTAQAVRRLCGEQFALEQLDCLSVGTSMPDQLMPNHGVMVHGELGNPACEVVTTAGICLAGTTALKYAWMSVLTGQAERAVATGSEVASLVMRSQQFEAETAARIQALEENPELAFEKDFLRWMLSDAAGAVLIQSRPNAEDISLRIDWIDVFSYAHELPACMYAGAVKDEAGKLRGWSQFSHAELGAQSVMAVKQDVKLLNSNVVNYCLVKPLQSLRKKRGLSAEQIDWFLPHMSSYFFEKPIAEGLAEIGMAIPAERWFTNLKERGNTGSASIYLMLEEIFNQRVCQKGQRLLCFVPESGRFSSAFIHLTVV; from the coding sequence ATGAACGCTTACATCAATCGCATTGCGGCTTATCTGCCCAATGAACCGATCGCCAACGAGCAAATGGAACAATTGCTCGGCACGGTCAACAGCAAACCTTCACGCAGCAAGCGCATCGTGTTGCGCAACAATGGCATTCAAAAACGCCATTATGTGCTGTGTCCGAACACTGGTCAGCCGCGTTACAACAACGCCTCACTGACCGCGCAGGCTGTGCGCCGCTTGTGCGGCGAGCAATTCGCACTGGAACAACTCGATTGCCTGAGTGTCGGCACCTCGATGCCCGATCAACTGATGCCGAACCATGGCGTCATGGTTCATGGCGAACTCGGCAATCCGGCCTGCGAAGTCGTGACCACCGCCGGCATTTGTCTGGCTGGCACGACAGCGCTGAAATATGCCTGGATGAGCGTGCTGACCGGCCAGGCCGAACGGGCCGTGGCGACCGGTTCGGAAGTGGCGTCGCTGGTCATGCGTTCGCAGCAATTCGAAGCCGAAACGGCTGCGCGTATTCAGGCGCTGGAAGAAAATCCTGAACTCGCTTTCGAAAAAGATTTTCTGCGCTGGATGCTGTCCGATGCCGCCGGCGCGGTGCTGATTCAGTCGCGTCCGAACGCCGAGGATATTTCCTTGCGCATCGACTGGATTGATGTCTTTTCTTATGCTCATGAACTGCCCGCGTGCATGTATGCCGGCGCGGTCAAGGATGAAGCCGGCAAGCTGCGCGGCTGGAGCCAGTTCTCCCACGCCGAACTTGGCGCCCAGTCGGTCATGGCCGTCAAACAGGACGTCAAATTGCTGAACAGCAATGTCGTCAATTACTGCCTGGTGAAACCGCTGCAAAGTCTGAGGAAAAAACGCGGGCTTAGCGCCGAACAAATCGACTGGTTCCTGCCGCATATGTCCTCGTACTTTTTCGAGAAACCGATCGCCGAAGGCCTCGCGGAAATCGGCATGGCCATTCCGGCTGAGCGCTGGTTCACCAATCTGAAAGAGCGCGGTAACACCGGCTCGGCCTCCATCTATTTGATGCTGGAAGAAATCTTCAATCAGCGCGTCTGCCAAAAAGGCCAGCGCTTACTCTGCTTTGTGCCGGAAAGCGGGCGCTTTTCCAGCGCTTTCATTCATCTGACCGTGGTCTGA
- a CDS encoding BtrH N-terminal domain-containing protein has product MSEATTFTHYQSAHCESGVSASMLRHHGFPVSEAMVFGLSSALSFAFLPFIKINQLPLIAYRMPPRFIVNGLRKLLQLPMKFETFGNAEAGMKRLDQLLAEGRVVGLQTSVFFLPYFPPSMRFHFNAHNLMVIGKEGDDYLISDPVFENVTRCASADLQRARFVRGVLAPKGLLYFLDGEPGKTIDREMVLKALKKTCRIMLYTPVSFIGASGVKSLAKALKKISGKKDEAYIKRYIGHVIRMQEEIGTGGAGFRFLYAAFLQEAGQQFNLPELKSFSTRLTAIGDEWREFAVKAARMSKGRLKLNTSELITFLENLSAAEDQFFRDLYAYVKAQ; this is encoded by the coding sequence ATGTCCGAGGCGACGACGTTTACCCATTACCAATCCGCGCACTGCGAAAGCGGCGTTTCTGCTTCGATGCTGCGCCATCATGGATTTCCGGTCAGCGAAGCGATGGTCTTTGGCTTGTCGAGCGCGCTGTCGTTTGCTTTTCTGCCATTCATCAAAATCAATCAGCTGCCGTTGATTGCCTACCGGATGCCTCCGCGTTTTATCGTCAACGGCCTGCGCAAGCTGCTGCAACTGCCGATGAAATTCGAAACCTTCGGCAATGCTGAAGCCGGCATGAAGCGACTGGATCAGTTGTTGGCCGAAGGCCGCGTCGTCGGCTTGCAGACCTCGGTATTTTTTCTGCCGTATTTTCCGCCGTCGATGCGCTTCCATTTCAATGCCCATAACCTGATGGTCATTGGCAAGGAAGGCGATGACTACCTGATCAGCGACCCGGTTTTCGAGAACGTTACCCGCTGTGCCAGTGCCGACTTGCAACGGGCGCGTTTTGTTCGTGGCGTATTGGCGCCAAAGGGTCTGCTGTATTTCCTCGACGGCGAACCGGGCAAAACTATCGATCGCGAGATGGTGCTGAAAGCGCTGAAGAAAACTTGCCGGATCATGCTGTATACGCCGGTGTCATTCATTGGTGCCAGCGGCGTCAAAAGCCTGGCCAAGGCGCTGAAGAAAATCAGTGGTAAAAAGGATGAGGCTTACATCAAACGCTACATCGGTCATGTGATTCGAATGCAAGAAGAAATCGGCACCGGCGGTGCTGGCTTTCGTTTTCTGTACGCGGCATTTCTGCAAGAAGCAGGGCAGCAGTTCAATTTACCCGAGCTGAAATCGTTCTCGACGAGATTAACTGCGATCGGTGACGAGTGGCGTGAGTTCGCCGTCAAGGCAGCGCGCATGAGCAAAGGCCGGTTGAAATTGAATACCTCGGAATTGATCACGTTTCTGGAAAACCTGTCGGCCGCGGAAGATCAATTTTTCCGCGACTTGTACGCCTACGTCAAAGCGCAGTAA
- a CDS encoding ABC transporter permease: MKLLALLEKEWRCLLRDWHGLLVLFVMPAVFILVMSLALKDTFKPSLHATGLPIVYGQPSEALDWLLEEMQLQGATVFSDRSPVIEDLHQADVVWAIVLPEEFDDDLHNVNQPIALEILAKPSVSMAIVQALQARLERALAVVRINKVLNPQLKQFGSSYSVDKSIQVNARHLVEQQQALNAVQQSVPAWLTFGMFFVVIPLSNVIIGERQQGTLMRLAAMRVSPLLILAGKWLPFHLVNLIQAGLMLLVGRYVVPLFGGDTLIIGEHWLALWLMISAVSAAALGLAFLIATVAKTTEQATMFGGVGNILLGAIGGIMVPTLVMPQFMRELAAYSPMNWGMEGLIEVLSGQADIGQLWLPTTLLFTLGLLLLLLASWRLQALMRE; the protein is encoded by the coding sequence ATGAAGCTGCTGGCCTTGCTGGAAAAAGAATGGCGTTGCCTGCTGCGTGATTGGCATGGTTTGCTGGTGCTGTTCGTGATGCCGGCCGTGTTCATTCTGGTCATGTCGTTGGCGCTGAAAGACACCTTCAAACCGTCGTTGCATGCCACCGGTTTACCTATCGTCTATGGTCAACCTTCGGAGGCACTCGACTGGCTGCTGGAAGAAATGCAATTGCAGGGGGCGACAGTCTTTTCCGATCGCTCGCCAGTGATCGAGGATTTACATCAGGCTGATGTGGTTTGGGCCATCGTACTGCCGGAAGAATTCGATGACGACTTGCACAACGTCAATCAACCCATTGCTTTGGAAATACTGGCCAAGCCAAGTGTGTCGATGGCCATTGTTCAGGCGCTGCAAGCACGCCTGGAACGGGCGCTCGCCGTTGTGCGCATCAATAAGGTATTGAATCCGCAACTGAAACAATTTGGCAGCAGTTACTCGGTTGATAAATCAATTCAGGTCAATGCTCGTCATCTGGTCGAACAGCAACAGGCACTGAACGCCGTACAACAATCGGTGCCTGCCTGGCTGACCTTCGGCATGTTTTTCGTCGTCATTCCGCTGTCGAATGTCATCATCGGTGAGCGTCAACAGGGCACATTGATGCGTCTGGCCGCGATGCGCGTTTCGCCGCTGCTGATCCTGGCCGGTAAATGGCTGCCGTTCCATCTGGTCAATCTGATTCAAGCCGGATTGATGTTGCTGGTCGGCCGTTATGTGGTGCCGCTGTTTGGCGGCGATACCTTGATTATCGGCGAGCATTGGCTGGCGCTGTGGCTGATGATATCCGCGGTCAGCGCAGCGGCATTGGGCTTGGCTTTCCTGATCGCAACGGTCGCGAAAACCACCGAGCAGGCAACGATGTTTGGCGGTGTCGGCAATATCCTGCTCGGCGCCATCGGTGGCATCATGGTGCCGACCTTGGTGATGCCACAATTCATGCGTGAGCTCGCTGCCTATTCGCCGATGAACTGGGGCATGGAAGGCTTGATTGAAGTGCTCAGCGGTCAAGCTGATATCGGGCAATTGTGGTTGCCGACAACGCTGTTGTTTACGCTCGGTTTATTGCTGTTGTTGTTGGCCAGTTGGCGCTTGCAAGCGCTGATGCGGGAATAA
- a CDS encoding ABC transporter ATP-binding protein, with protein sequence MADRARCNSNAIIRLNDIRYAYPGASENALNGVSLALHPGRILGLLGPNGAGKSTLISIITGMRKAASGEWYSSAKRVSLVPQDFAFYPSLTVAENLKFFSRMTPTAAPAESLAKVIDIAQLGAFLNKQAAQLSGGMKRRLNLAIGLLAEPDVLLLDEPTVGVDPQSRAYLLNAVRELAATGISVLYTSHYMDEVQAICDEVAIVDRGVLLANGSVAELLQQQSSEVVFTLSEFEQLDWSLAPTPLLARERDEFRFACAQSNTISELCQWFTAQGAQIIAMRRGHQHLEQVFMQLTHHRLRD encoded by the coding sequence TTGGCCGACCGCGCTCGCTGTAACTCCAACGCTATCATTCGGCTGAACGATATCCGTTACGCCTATCCCGGCGCGTCCGAAAACGCCCTGAATGGCGTCTCGCTGGCCCTGCATCCGGGTCGCATTCTCGGTTTGCTTGGGCCCAATGGCGCCGGCAAATCAACGCTGATTTCGATCATCACCGGCATGCGCAAAGCCGCCAGCGGTGAATGGTATTCGTCAGCGAAACGAGTGTCGCTGGTGCCGCAGGATTTTGCGTTTTATCCGAGCTTGACCGTCGCGGAAAATCTGAAATTTTTTTCCCGGATGACGCCGACCGCTGCGCCGGCGGAATCACTCGCGAAAGTCATCGACATTGCCCAGCTCGGCGCCTTTCTGAACAAACAGGCGGCACAACTTTCCGGCGGCATGAAACGGCGTTTGAACCTGGCCATTGGCTTGCTGGCCGAACCCGATGTGCTGCTGCTCGATGAACCCACCGTTGGTGTCGATCCGCAATCGCGTGCTTACCTGTTGAATGCCGTCCGTGAATTGGCGGCAACCGGCATCAGTGTGCTGTACACCTCGCATTATATGGACGAGGTGCAGGCGATTTGCGATGAAGTCGCAATCGTCGATCGCGGCGTGTTGCTGGCCAATGGTTCGGTCGCGGAGTTATTGCAGCAGCAAAGCAGCGAAGTGGTGTTTACCTTGAGCGAGTTTGAGCAGCTTGACTGGAGCCTGGCACCGACACCATTGCTGGCCCGCGAGCGCGATGAATTTCGTTTTGCCTGCGCCCAGTCAAATACCATCAGCGAACTTTGCCAGTGGTTTACTGCGCAGGGCGCGCAAATCATTGCAATGCGCCGCGGCCATCAACATCTGGAGCAGGTTTTCATGCAACTGACTCATCATCGTTTGCGGGATTGA
- a CDS encoding lysoplasmalogenase, producing the protein MFVYGLAAAAIAAIAATIAGDRQSKAYPWLKPLPLLIMLYTLQSGIEGPVPWLLSGYFLFCWLGDVALLVKRGFLLGLLAFLVGHLLLIALLWQPLTLSTTTMLLLALPALIIGGSIARWLRPGSSLLRVGVTIYGASLVILLMLSGLLCWQRGGLWCWTLVLVALFVLSDLLLAINRFRRPLAGAQRWILSTYFSSQWGWTWFWPTALAVTPTLSFG; encoded by the coding sequence ATGTTCGTCTACGGGCTTGCCGCCGCAGCCATCGCTGCCATCGCCGCGACTATTGCCGGCGACCGGCAATCGAAAGCCTACCCGTGGCTGAAGCCACTGCCGCTACTGATCATGTTGTATACGCTGCAGAGCGGTATCGAAGGCCCGGTGCCGTGGTTGCTGTCCGGCTATTTCCTGTTCTGCTGGCTTGGTGATGTCGCGCTACTGGTCAAACGTGGATTTCTGCTTGGCCTGTTGGCGTTTCTCGTTGGTCACTTGCTATTGATCGCGTTGCTTTGGCAGCCACTGACGCTCAGTACGACAACAATGCTGTTGCTGGCCTTGCCGGCATTGATCATCGGTGGCAGTATCGCGCGCTGGTTGCGACCGGGCTCAAGCTTGCTGCGGGTCGGCGTTACCATTTATGGCGCCAGTCTGGTCATATTGCTGATGCTGTCGGGCCTGCTCTGCTGGCAGCGCGGCGGCCTCTGGTGCTGGACGCTGGTCTTGGTGGCGTTGTTTGTGCTCAGCGATTTGTTGCTGGCCATCAATCGGTTTCGTCGTCCGCTTGCGGGCGCACAGCGGTGGATTCTGTCCACTTATTTCAGTTCGCAATGGGGATGGACCTGGTTTTGGCCGACCGCGCTCGCTGTAACTCCAACGCTATCATTCGGCTGA
- a CDS encoding CoA-binding protein: protein MSTRQTVAILGASDKPERYANKAQKLLREHGHKVIPVHPTRKVIDGIDVVPQLSEIKQPVDTLTLYLGADRLKPLIPAIVGLKPRRVIFNPGTESEEVQQALRDSGIAFEEACTLVLLNTGQFDL, encoded by the coding sequence ATGTCCACCCGCCAAACCGTTGCCATACTCGGCGCCAGTGACAAGCCCGAGCGTTACGCCAACAAGGCGCAGAAGTTACTGCGCGAACACGGTCACAAGGTGATACCGGTGCACCCGACCCGGAAAGTCATCGATGGCATCGATGTCGTGCCGCAACTGTCCGAGATTAAGCAACCGGTCGACACATTGACACTCTATCTCGGCGCCGATCGGCTGAAACCGCTGATCCCGGCCATCGTCGGCCTGAAGCCGCGCCGGGTCATTTTCAATCCAGGCACCGAATCGGAAGAGGTGCAGCAAGCCTTGCGTGATAGTGGCATAGCCTTTGAAGAGGCCTGCACGTTGGTCTTGTTGAACACCGGCCAGTTCGATCTCTGA
- a CDS encoding TonB family protein, whose protein sequence is MKALTVMWRLALTGWLLSLSSAFADTVRVANTELPLFGLGNAQELRTEVYMGALYLPGNVKSVEEALDESVPKRMTMKILQDNWSSREMVRKLKERIALNNPRAVWQGQGQYILEFASAFQENLRRGDRIDIDHVPGQGVKVYGNGTLLKTVKSGALFNLLLNSWVGDNPPAQSFKTGILGGNSAKATSELTASYEALLPLPNRSFAAVKDEPKPEVKPEAKPEPKVVATAPAKAEPKPAASKPAETKPEPAETLASAEKTSNGKSADSKPAETKTEVAQAETKPAPSKPAPKPEPKPAETVLSLELPTTLLEQAFVDPDLLFGDYKRDAINLFKKNVNYPVKAFREKLQGEGVIRVTVDKRGTLLGTEIVESTGHRLLDREMTDMVNKTMPLPAMPKELPDEPYTIDIPIKFSL, encoded by the coding sequence ATGAAAGCTTTAACTGTCATGTGGCGCCTCGCGCTGACTGGCTGGTTGCTGAGCCTGTCGTCGGCGTTTGCCGATACCGTGCGTGTCGCCAACACTGAATTGCCGCTGTTTGGTTTGGGGAATGCTCAGGAACTGCGCACCGAGGTTTACATGGGCGCGCTGTACCTGCCGGGCAATGTCAAAAGCGTCGAAGAGGCACTCGATGAGTCAGTGCCGAAGCGGATGACGATGAAAATCCTGCAGGACAATTGGTCATCGCGGGAAATGGTGCGCAAGCTGAAAGAGCGCATCGCCTTGAACAATCCCCGCGCGGTCTGGCAGGGCCAGGGCCAATATATTCTCGAATTCGCCTCGGCATTTCAGGAAAACCTGCGCCGCGGTGACCGCATCGATATCGACCATGTACCGGGCCAGGGCGTCAAGGTATATGGCAACGGCACGCTGCTGAAAACGGTCAAATCCGGAGCGCTGTTTAACTTGCTGCTGAATTCCTGGGTCGGCGACAACCCGCCGGCACAAAGTTTCAAAACCGGCATTCTCGGTGGCAATTCGGCTAAAGCCACCAGCGAGTTGACCGCCAGCTACGAAGCCTTGCTACCGCTGCCGAATCGCAGTTTCGCGGCGGTCAAAGATGAGCCGAAGCCGGAAGTCAAACCGGAAGCGAAGCCTGAGCCGAAAGTGGTGGCCACCGCACCGGCAAAAGCCGAACCAAAACCTGCGGCCAGCAAGCCTGCTGAAACCAAGCCAGAACCGGCTGAGACACTTGCATCGGCGGAAAAAACGAGTAACGGTAAGTCAGCGGACAGCAAGCCGGCTGAAACAAAAACCGAAGTCGCCCAGGCCGAAACCAAACCGGCGCCAAGCAAGCCGGCCCCGAAGCCAGAACCGAAACCGGCCGAGACGGTACTCAGCCTGGAGCTGCCGACCACATTGCTGGAACAGGCTTTTGTTGACCCCGACTTGTTGTTCGGTGACTACAAGCGCGATGCCATCAACCTGTTCAAGAAGAACGTCAATTACCCGGTCAAAGCTTTCCGCGAGAAATTGCAGGGTGAGGGCGTTATTCGGGTAACGGTCGACAAACGCGGTACGCTGCTGGGTACCGAAATTGTCGAAAGCACTGGCCATCGTCTGTTAGACCGGGAAATGACCGACATGGTCAACAAAACCATGCCGCTACCGGCAATGCCGAAAGAGCTGCCGGACGAGCCTTACACGATCGACATACCGATCAAGTTCAGTCTGTAA
- a CDS encoding malate dehydrogenase yields MKQPVRVAVTGAAGQICYSLLFRVANGEMFGKDQPVILQLLEITPALKVLEAVAMELNDCAFPLLHGIVPTDNAEVAFKDADYGLLVGAKPRGPGMERSDLLKDNGKIFSSLGKIIDKVASKNIKIVVVGNPANTNAYILSKNAPSINPRNITALTRLDHNRGLHQLAEKAGSKVADIKKFIIWGNHSTTQVPDITHALVNGKAAPSVVNDQAWTRDTFMPTVAKRGAAVIAARGASSAASAANAVVDHMHDWVLGTADGDWTSMAVASDGSYGIEKGLIYSYPVTCKNGEWTIITDLATDDFIVGKMKESEKELQEERDTCKELM; encoded by the coding sequence ATGAAACAACCTGTACGCGTAGCGGTGACCGGCGCCGCCGGCCAAATCTGTTATTCCCTGCTGTTCCGTGTCGCCAATGGCGAAATGTTTGGCAAGGACCAGCCGGTGATTCTGCAATTGCTGGAAATCACTCCGGCCCTGAAAGTGCTGGAAGCGGTGGCGATGGAGCTGAATGACTGCGCGTTTCCGCTGTTGCACGGCATTGTGCCGACCGATAACGCTGAAGTGGCATTCAAGGATGCCGATTACGGCCTGCTGGTCGGCGCCAAGCCGCGCGGTCCGGGCATGGAGCGCAGCGATCTGCTGAAAGACAACGGCAAAATCTTCTCCAGCCTCGGAAAAATCATCGACAAGGTCGCCAGCAAGAACATCAAGATCGTCGTGGTCGGCAACCCGGCCAACACCAACGCCTACATCCTCAGCAAGAATGCCCCGAGCATCAATCCGCGCAACATCACCGCGCTGACACGTCTCGATCACAACCGTGGTCTGCACCAGCTGGCCGAAAAAGCCGGTAGCAAAGTCGCTGACATCAAGAAATTCATCATCTGGGGCAACCACTCGACGACCCAGGTACCGGACATCACCCATGCGCTGGTCAACGGCAAAGCGGCGCCAAGCGTTGTCAACGACCAAGCCTGGACCCGAGACACCTTTATGCCGACGGTTGCCAAGCGCGGCGCGGCCGTCATTGCCGCCCGTGGTGCATCGAGCGCCGCTTCCGCTGCCAACGCTGTTGTTGACCACATGCACGACTGGGTGCTCGGCACCGCTGATGGCGACTGGACGTCAATGGCGGTTGCCTCCGATGGCAGCTACGGCATTGAGAAAGGTTTGATCTACTCGTATCCGGTCACCTGCAAAAACGGTGAATGGACGATCATCACCGATCTGGCCACTGATGACTTCATCGTCGGCAAAATGAAAGAGTCGGAAAAAGAGCTGCAGGAAGAACGCGATACCTGCAAAGAGCTGATGTAA
- a CDS encoding substrate-binding periplasmic protein, translating into MLRYRFTCLLLLALLTGTLPLMAADPAPERILLDENHPPFSYRDADGKPQGLSLELSRLLIKQLQWPTSVELISWARAESRLRAGEPVLIGATLRTTERERQDYLQWSLRLFSQHNYLYRLRERQSELPVSSLRDLNRYRIGTVARSGSYQQLLQAGVQPGNIDTVSHGLQNVDKLLRRRVDFITMQPAMLHHFARHHHADIARFDVALTLADISEFYLCAPRVAPESWTADLQRSWQQLEQQGQFTAIRQRYGLSK; encoded by the coding sequence ATGCTTCGATACCGATTCACCTGCTTATTGTTGCTTGCGCTGCTTACCGGCACCTTGCCGTTGATGGCGGCCGACCCCGCGCCGGAGCGGATTCTGCTCGACGAGAATCATCCGCCATTCAGCTACCGTGATGCCGATGGCAAGCCACAAGGACTCAGCCTGGAACTCAGTCGACTGCTGATCAAGCAACTGCAGTGGCCAACCTCGGTGGAATTGATCAGTTGGGCGCGGGCAGAAAGCCGTCTGCGCGCCGGCGAACCGGTGTTAATTGGCGCCACACTCCGCACCACCGAACGGGAACGACAAGACTATTTGCAATGGTCGCTGCGATTATTCTCGCAGCACAACTACCTCTACCGTTTACGCGAACGGCAAAGCGAACTACCGGTGTCATCATTGCGCGACTTGAACCGTTACCGCATTGGTACGGTTGCTCGCAGCGGCAGCTACCAACAATTGCTACAGGCCGGCGTTCAACCGGGGAACATCGATACCGTCAGTCATGGCTTGCAGAATGTTGACAAGCTACTGCGGCGACGTGTCGACTTCATCACGATGCAACCGGCGATGCTGCATCATTTTGCCCGCCATCACCATGCCGATATCGCCCGTTTTGACGTCGCGCTGACCTTGGCCGATATCAGTGAATTCTATCTCTGTGCCCCTCGCGTCGCGCCAGAGTCGTGGACAGCAGACTTGCAGCGCAGCTGGCAACAATTGGAACAGCAAGGTCAATTCACCGCGATTCGACAGCGGTATGGCTTGAGCAAATAG
- the gabT gene encoding 4-aminobutyrate--2-oxoglutarate transaminase → MNNHELQKRREAAVARGVGHATQRYAVKAENAEIWDADGNCLIDFAGGIGVLNTGHRHPKIMAAVEKQQQAFIHSCFQVMPYEPYIALAEKLNALAPIKGECKSVFLTTGAEAVENAVKIARAHTGRPGVIAFSGGFHGRTMMGMALTGKVVPYKLGFGPFPADVYHARFPHPYHGVSVEQALSDLEHLFKTEIDPRRLAAFILEPVQGEGGFTVTPPEFMRKLREIADAHGALIIADEVQSGFARTGKFFAMEHYDVQADLITVAKSIGGGFPLSGVIGKAEIMDAPLPGGLGGTYGGNPVACAAALAVIDVIENESLLKRSQELGERFRNAMKDLQQHARLGVGEIRGLGGMVAFEVIKPGSSNTPDPDRTRSLVLAAAEKGLLLLSCGVYANTIRVLVPLTISDDLFTTALSRLQRALEQVADKN, encoded by the coding sequence ATGAATAACCACGAACTGCAAAAACGCCGTGAAGCGGCAGTGGCACGTGGCGTTGGCCACGCCACTCAGCGCTACGCCGTCAAAGCGGAAAACGCCGAGATCTGGGATGCCGATGGCAACTGCCTGATCGACTTCGCTGGCGGCATCGGCGTACTGAACACCGGTCATCGGCATCCAAAAATCATGGCAGCCGTGGAAAAGCAACAACAGGCATTTATTCACAGTTGTTTTCAGGTGATGCCGTATGAGCCTTACATTGCGCTGGCCGAAAAACTCAACGCGCTGGCGCCGATCAAAGGCGAATGCAAATCGGTGTTTTTGACCACCGGCGCCGAAGCAGTGGAAAATGCCGTCAAGATTGCTCGCGCCCATACCGGTCGGCCCGGTGTGATCGCATTCAGCGGCGGTTTTCATGGCCGCACGATGATGGGCATGGCGCTGACCGGCAAAGTGGTGCCGTACAAACTCGGTTTTGGTCCGTTCCCGGCCGATGTTTATCACGCCCGTTTTCCGCACCCGTATCATGGCGTTTCGGTCGAACAAGCCTTGTCCGATCTGGAGCATTTATTCAAAACCGAAATCGATCCGCGTCGCCTCGCCGCGTTCATTCTCGAACCGGTGCAAGGTGAAGGCGGTTTCACGGTGACGCCTCCGGAATTCATGCGCAAACTGCGGGAAATCGCCGACGCCCACGGCGCCCTGATCATTGCCGATGAAGTGCAAAGCGGCTTTGCCCGCACCGGCAAATTTTTCGCGATGGAACATTACGATGTCCAGGCCGACTTGATCACGGTGGCAAAATCGATCGGCGGTGGCTTTCCATTGTCTGGCGTCATCGGCAAAGCCGAGATCATGGATGCACCATTACCCGGCGGGCTTGGCGGTACGTACGGCGGCAACCCGGTCGCCTGCGCGGCAGCCTTGGCTGTCATTGATGTCATCGAAAACGAATCGCTGCTCAAGCGCTCACAGGAACTGGGCGAACGATTCAGGAACGCGATGAAAGATCTGCAACAGCATGCGCGTCTCGGTGTCGGGGAAATTCGCGGCCTCGGTGGCATGGTGGCGTTTGAAGTGATCAAACCCGGCAGCAGCAATACCCCGGACCCGGATCGCACCCGGTCGCTGGTATTGGCGGCCGCAGAAAAAGGTTTGCTGTTGCTGTCCTGCGGTGTTTACGCCAATACCATTCGGGTGTTGGTGCCGTTGACGATCAGCGATGACTTATTCACGACGGCGCTGTCACGCTTACAACGAGCGCTGGAGCAGGTTGCCGACAAAAATTAA